One Punica granatum isolate Tunisia-2019 chromosome 3, ASM765513v2, whole genome shotgun sequence genomic window carries:
- the LOC116199364 gene encoding putative laccase-9, whose amino-acid sequence MKGFFQSQNAATHGLILAGCVLLLSLGQFPSWVSADVHYYDFVLKEINVSKLCLNDTILTVNGFFPGPVIRVRKGDTVYVNVTNQGHYGVTLHWHGVKQPKNSWSDGPVFVTQCPIQPGANFTYEVIFSDEEGTLWWHAHSDWTRVTVHGAIVILPEEGTTYPFPEPDGEEVIVLGSWYNGDLHKEINEDLETHADIPHSNGYLINGELGDFANCSRGTTYRWSVDYGKRYLLRIVNAVVDDELFFAIGGHNITVVGWDGSYVKPVETSYIMLSPGNTMDVLLTTNRPPGRYYMASRQFLTESRDSPDGYIGSAIIEYTGDYNFSFPNFPNYLPQSRDMKAAMTFTSLIKSLANEDYPISVPMNITTRMFITVSMSELCSDRMDCNITAGSGNILASSMNNISWVNPTVDILQAYYRNISGYYTTDFPDWPLIMYNFTKDSYDYNVSITDQGTKVKVLNYNESAEIVFQGTALLGGASVHPMHMHGYGFYVVGMGEGNFNNETDPLTYNLVDPPKANTFIVPRNGWLAIRFVANNPGVWLWHCHLERHLTWGMDVVFIVKNGDTEETSLRPPPPYMPPCTGYPNNILTKKRSYVGDDQDYL is encoded by the exons ATGAAAGGGTTCTTCCAATCCCAGAATGCTGCTACTCATGGGTTGATCCTCGCAGGTTGTGTATTACTTTTAAGTCTGGGTCAGTTTCCGAGCTGGGTCAGTGCGGATGTCCACTACTACGATTTTGTG TTGAAGGAGATCAACGTGTCAAAACTCTGCTTAAATGATACCATTTTAACAGTAAATGGCTTCTTTCCTGGACCGGTAATTCGAGTACGCAAAGGGGATACTGTGTATGTAAACGTGACTAACCAAGGACATTACGGCGTCACCCTTCATTG GCACGGGGTAAAGCAACCGAAAAACTCCTGGTCAGATGGACCTGTATTTGTTACACAATGCCCAATCCAACCGGGAGCGAACTTCACCTATGAAGTCATTTTCTCGGATGAGGAAGGGACTCTTTGGTGGCATGCTCACAGTGACTGGACACGGGTGACTGTTCATGGCGCAATCGTCATCTTACCTGAGGAAGGAACAACGTATCCATTTCCAGAGCCCGACGGAGAAGAGGTGATTGTACTAG GTTCTTGGTATAATGGGGATTTACACAAGGAGATAAACGAGGACTTAGAGACCCATGCCGACATTCCCCATTCAAATGGTTACTTAATTAATGGAGAACTTGGAGATTTTGCTAATTGTTCCAGAG gaACCACATATCGTTGGTCAGTTGATTATGGAAAGAGGTATCTTTTGAGGATAGTCAATGCAGTGGTCGATGATGAGCTCTTTTTTGCAATTGGCGGACATAACATCACAGTCGTCGGGTGGGATGGATCATATGTAAAGCCTGTGGAGACGAGCTATATCATGTTAAGTCCAGGAAATACGATGGATGTTCTTCTCACGACAAACAGGCCTCCCGGTCGCTACTACATGGCCAGCAGACAATTTTTGACTGAAAGTCGGGACTCACCAGACGGTTATATTGGTTCCGCAATCATAGAATACACAGGAGACTACAACTTCTCATTCCCCAATTTTCCAAACTACCTGCCTCAGAGTCGAGACATGAAAGCCGCGATGACATTTACGAGCTTGATCAAAAGCCTGGCAAATGAGGATTATCCCATAAGTGTCCCAATGAACATAACGACAAGGATGTTCATAACGGTGTCAATGAGCGAGCTTTGCAGTGATCGTATGGATTGTAATATCACCGCAGGATCGGGTAACATTCTAGCCTCGAGCATGAATAACATCAGCTGGGTCAATCCAACGGTCGACATCCTCCAGGCTTATTACAG GAATATAAGTGGTTACTACACGACGGATTTCCCGGATTGGCCTTTGATCATGTATAATTTTACCAAGGATAGCTATGACTATAATGTTTCAATAACTGATCAAGGGACaaaagttaaagttttgaaCTACAATGAATCGGCGGAGATAGTTTTTCAAGGAACCGCTCTTTTGGGTGGCGCATCCGTTCACCCTATGCATATGCATGGGTACGGGTTCTACGTGGTAGGAATGGGTGAAGGAAATTTCAACAATGAGACAGATCCTCTAACATATAATCTGGTCGATCCCCCAAAAGCTAATACTTTTATTGTCCCCAGAAACGGATGGCTAGCTATTAGATTCGTCGCAAATAATCCAG GTGTCTGGCTTTGGCATTGTCATTTGGAGCGGCATCTCACATGGGGTATGGATGTGGTTTTCATAGTGAAGAATGGAGACACTGAAGAAACAAGCCTTCGTCCACCCCCTCCCTATATGCCTCCTTGTACTGGTTATCCAAACAATATCTTGACCAAGAAACGGAGCTATGTTGGGGATGACCAGGATTAcctttaa